In Electrophorus electricus isolate fEleEle1 chromosome 12, fEleEle1.pri, whole genome shotgun sequence, a single window of DNA contains:
- the LOC118242258 gene encoding uncharacterized protein LOC118242258: MVWYKQTGVQILNIAVQSPLMEAIISSEYNKSHLKLERTKTNISFSILHAAKDDGGLYFCGVVLMKTTEFSTGTFLAVTGNPELTISVVQSPVLGRVPPGESVSLQCTVLSERRTAELRVLWFRAAAGDSHPEIIYTHHNSSHQCEISSSPHSCVYNLSKSVLILSDTLSAYYCAVATCGEILLGNGTTLSLMRPQQDTSKKKPTSQDHDVEELNYAGKKIQ, translated from the exons ATGGTCTGGTACAAACAGACTGGGGTGCAGATTCTCAACATTGCGGTACAGAGTCCACTCATGGAAGCCATCATTTCATCTGAGTACAATAAGTCACACTTGAAGCTAGAGAGGACTAAGACCAACATTTCCTTCTCTATTCTACATGCTGCTAAAGACGACGGAGGACTTTACTTCTGTGGTGTAGTTCTGATGAAAACCACTGAGTTTTCCACTGGAACCTTTTTAGCTGTGACAG GCAATCCAGAATTAACCATATCGGTGGTCCAAAGTCCAGTGTTGGGGAGGGTTCCCCCAGGAGAGTCGGTGTCTCTGCAGTGCACCGTCCtctctgagaggagaacagcagaactccgagtgctctggttcagagctgctgcaggagactcccatcctgaaatcatttacactcatcacaacagcagccatcagtgtgagatcagctcttctccacacagctgtgtgtacaacCTCTCCAAGAGTGTCCTCATCCTCTCTGATACTCTAAGTGCTTACTACTGTGCTGTGGCCACCTGTGGTGAGATCCTTCTTGGAAATGGAACAACATTGAGTctga TGAGACCTCAACAAGACACTTCAAAAAAGAAACCCACCAGTCAG GACCACGATGTTGAGGAGCTGAATTATGCTGGCAAAAAAATTCAGTGA
- the LOC118242289 gene encoding uncharacterized protein LOC118242289 isoform X1: protein MVYRVTFGMNQGFILWAKGVNQLNSVTTAAFGENVTLQCFLLEEDNTDPIVWYQQKTGQEPRIMAMTQKSVETSSYYSEFKPPKFTVVKGRGFCHLNISSIEPSDEAMYYCGIRRFEIVFGKGALLSVKGYLNKNDKYQVSVVQSPVLGVVSPGESVSLQCTVLSERRTAELRVLWFRAAAGDSHPEIIYNHHNSSHQCEISSSPHSCVYNLSKSVLNLSDTGTYYCAVATCGKILLGNGTTVDLTKTVGPAVIWLGAALGACVIVIFAQAILICKWRNCRPSSEKQSTATVRKINQDHDSVELSYAALRFNGRKTGRNHREKEWPQDCVYSDIRCPTVTDQSLFD, encoded by the exons ATGGTTTATAGAGTAACCTTTGGCATGAACCAAGGTTTCATTCTTTGGGCAAAAGGTGTCAATCAGCTGAACTCTGTGACCACCGCTGCATTTGGAGAGAACGTGACTCTCCAGTGCTTTCTGCTGGAAGAGGACAACACCGATCCCATCGTTTGGTACCAGCAAAAAACAGGACAGGAGCCTCGTATAATGGCCATGACTCAGAAATCAGTAGAGACTTCCTCTTACTACAGTGAATTTAAACCTCCAAAGTTCACTGTTGTGAAGGGAAGAGGGTTCtgtcatttgaacatttctAGCATTGAACCTTCAGATGAAGCCATGTATTACTGTGGCATTAGAAGGTTTGAGATTGTGTTTGGAAAGGGAGCATTGTTATCAGTGAAAG gatatttaaataaaaatgataaatatcaAGTATCAGTGGTCCAAAGTCCAGTGCTGGGTGTGGTTTccccaggagagtcagtgtctctgcagtgcaccgtcctctctgagaggagaacagcagaactccgagtgctctggttcagagctgctgcaggagactcccatcctgaaatcatttacaatcatcacaacagcagccatcagtgtgagatcagctcttctccacacagctgtgtgtacaacCTCTCCAAGAGTGTCCTCAACCTCTCTGATACTGGCACTTACTACTGCGCTGTGGCCACCTGTGGCAAGATCCTTCTTGGAAATGGGACGACAGTAGATTTGA CCAAGACTGTTGGTCCTGCAGTGATCTGGCTGGGAGCAGCTTTGGGAGCTTGTGTAATTGTGATCTTTGCTCAagccattttaatttgtaaatggaGAAATTGTCGACCCAGCAGTG agaaacaaagcacTGCTACAGTGAGAAAAATCAATCAG GACCATGATAGTGTGGAGCTGAGTTATGCTGCCCTGCGTTTTAACGGGAGGAAAACTGGAAGAAATCACAGGGAGAAGGAATGGCCTCAAGACTGCGTGTACTCTGATATCAGATGTCCCACTGTTACTGACCAAAGCTTGTTTGATTAA
- the LOC118242289 gene encoding uncharacterized protein LOC118242289 isoform X2, with the protein MNQGFILWAKGVNQLNSVTTAAFGENVTLQCFLLEEDNTDPIVWYQQKTGQEPRIMAMTQKSVETSSYYSEFKPPKFTVVKGRGFCHLNISSIEPSDEAMYYCGIRRFEIVFGKGALLSVKGYLNKNDKYQVSVVQSPVLGVVSPGESVSLQCTVLSERRTAELRVLWFRAAAGDSHPEIIYNHHNSSHQCEISSSPHSCVYNLSKSVLNLSDTGTYYCAVATCGKILLGNGTTVDLTKTVGPAVIWLGAALGACVIVIFAQAILICKWRNCRPSSEKQSTATVRKINQDHDSVELSYAALRFNGRKTGRNHREKEWPQDCVYSDIRCPTVTDQSLFD; encoded by the exons ATGAACCAAGGTTTCATTCTTTGGGCAAAAGGTGTCAATCAGCTGAACTCTGTGACCACCGCTGCATTTGGAGAGAACGTGACTCTCCAGTGCTTTCTGCTGGAAGAGGACAACACCGATCCCATCGTTTGGTACCAGCAAAAAACAGGACAGGAGCCTCGTATAATGGCCATGACTCAGAAATCAGTAGAGACTTCCTCTTACTACAGTGAATTTAAACCTCCAAAGTTCACTGTTGTGAAGGGAAGAGGGTTCtgtcatttgaacatttctAGCATTGAACCTTCAGATGAAGCCATGTATTACTGTGGCATTAGAAGGTTTGAGATTGTGTTTGGAAAGGGAGCATTGTTATCAGTGAAAG gatatttaaataaaaatgataaatatcaAGTATCAGTGGTCCAAAGTCCAGTGCTGGGTGTGGTTTccccaggagagtcagtgtctctgcagtgcaccgtcctctctgagaggagaacagcagaactccgagtgctctggttcagagctgctgcaggagactcccatcctgaaatcatttacaatcatcacaacagcagccatcagtgtgagatcagctcttctccacacagctgtgtgtacaacCTCTCCAAGAGTGTCCTCAACCTCTCTGATACTGGCACTTACTACTGCGCTGTGGCCACCTGTGGCAAGATCCTTCTTGGAAATGGGACGACAGTAGATTTGA CCAAGACTGTTGGTCCTGCAGTGATCTGGCTGGGAGCAGCTTTGGGAGCTTGTGTAATTGTGATCTTTGCTCAagccattttaatttgtaaatggaGAAATTGTCGACCCAGCAGTG agaaacaaagcacTGCTACAGTGAGAAAAATCAATCAG GACCATGATAGTGTGGAGCTGAGTTATGCTGCCCTGCGTTTTAACGGGAGGAAAACTGGAAGAAATCACAGGGAGAAGGAATGGCCTCAAGACTGCGTGTACTCTGATATCAGATGTCCCACTGTTACTGACCAAAGCTTGTTTGATTAA